The Spirosoma sp. SC4-14 DNA window GATCAATGCATTGGGCGAACCCGATCGGTTGCTGAAGTCGGGTCAAACCGATCAGGCAATGGCCCGTTTGCTGGGCAACGGGGCAAACATTATCCAGACCGATGAGCCAGAGTTGTGGTTGAAAACCCTGAAAGCAAAGCGGCTGCATCCATAACTTAGCTTCTTGCTGAGAAAAGTAAGCAACCCGCCTGGTTTCAGGCGGGTTGCTGTGTTACTAAGCCTGTCAATTGATCGGTATCAATTCGTCATAACTACCGCCAATTCCTATGTAAACAACGCGTTTAGAAGGACCAGTCAGAATGGCATCGTAGAACCGTACGCCTGCTTCGGCAATATCGGTCATGAACGTTGGGTAATCTGTTTTCCCCTGCTGATTGTCGCGAATGGCTTTGATGGTCAATTCCTGACTGAAGGTGTTGGCAATAGGCCGTGGATTTGCGGTCTTTGCATGAATCGCTGTTTGCCCATTAGGGAGATGATACAGAATAATACCGGACGAAACGTCGACCGTATAGGACTGAACGCTGGCTTCTATAAGTTTCTGAGCCAGATCGGGATAGGTGCGGGCGGTGGCGTAGGCCTGATGGATTTTGTCGAGTGCATTCATTGATAACGGCTTTGTTTTTGTGTTACAAATGTCTGCACGGATGGGACCATATGATTGTAAAAAATCGTTTTTCAGATTGGCCGCTTTACCCTATTTTCTTTCAGGAACTCAAGCGGTGCAAGGCCCGTAAAAGCTTTAAACTCCTTATTGAAATGCGCCTGATCGAAGTAGCCCGCTTCAAAGCCGATGTCAGTAAGGTTACTCCCCAAAGCAAGGCTTTTCAGGGTATGTTTAATCCGAACCAGCGTGGCGAATTTTTTTGGTGAAGCCCCCACAACTTGCCGGAAACGCTTTTCGAGCGGACTCTGACTGATACACAGGTGATGGGCCAGTTCTTTCATTCGGATCGTACCATTTGTTTGGTGAATGATGTCGATAGCGGCCCGAACAAGCCGGTCTGTTGGTGTATTGTGCAAGTGCGAGAGCAGAAACCGTTCGGTGATAGCAATTCGCTGCTGATCGGTAGGGGCTTCGGCCAGTTGCTCTTCCAGTCGTTGCAGGGTAGAAGCCGTTATGAAATGATCGAGCGAAACACTCTGGCGAAATAGCTCGTGCAGTGGTTCACGAAAAAAGGAAGCGGCTCCTGTTTCTGTAAAGACAATCAATACGGTGCCGATGTGGCGGGAGTTGCTGAAAATCCGAAACGAATCCATCAGACCCGTAATGCCTGATGTGGCCAGCGGAATAAGTGTGTTGTTGCCATGATAGGCCAGACGCCCACGGTATTGAATCCCGATCACTACCGACGTGTCGGGCAGTATTTTGTATGTCTGTTCGTGGGCGGTTTCAGAAATAATCAGGTGTCTGACGTAGGGCTGGAGTTGAGCGCAGGGCGTGTAAACCTGATAGTTCATAGACCGGAGTGGGAGTAGGGATGTTAAGTGCTCTTTTTCAGCGCCGAAGGCGTGTCAGGATTATAGTAAAAAAGAATTCTAAGCCCCTGTTTTGAGCCCTGAAAGGGTGAAATAATTTCACCCTTTCAGGGCTCAAAACAGGGTGTACGTCCCCTTTTCTTAACAGCTCTGGGTGAAGGGAGTGTTGGCTATTTATGGGCAGAACGTTTCTGATTGCCCAGAAGTGCCTCAATCGTTTTGAGGATTCGTTCTACTTTGGTTTCGTCGATTTTGGCCGAATAAATCCAGTCGATATAAGCTTTCTGCTGCGCATCCGTACAGGCCAGAAAAGCGTCGTAGGCGGGCGGTTCATCCATGAGGCAGTCGCGCAGTTCGTCGGGTAGCTCTTGTGGGTTGTTGTCGGCATGGAGCACAATATGCACCCAATCGCCCTCTTTCGAGTCTTATGATGCATAGAGGCCGATTTTATTATCACAATTTTGTAATGACCGCCAGTTTGCTATAATTTGAAACGCACCGAAATGATGGCATCAATAAAGGTTAAGTAAATGAGGGGATTAGTGATTGAGCGACTGAGTAAATAATTGCTTGATAATAAACGATTTAGTTTACTCGATAGTCCAATTTGATTCTGCGTAACTGCTTAAATTATTGAAATAAGCTTTTAATTTAATTATGCATAATTCATGTCTAGAAAAAAATGATAGATAGAAGTTATGTTATCGTTTACTTTATATTTGGTTCTCCCAATTTTAAAATGAGCTCCATAGGAATAGTCGTCAGATAAATCATCAAAATTTCCAGTTAATGCAAATTTTGTATTAGCAGAAGTTGAAATAGCTTTGTATTTCTCCCATAAATCTATAAAATTGGTATTGTTTATATAGGCAATTATGAAATTACTTGACAAACCATTAGTATCATAGTTGAAAATCTTCTCAATATGAGAGTGAATTTTTGTTTTGTCAGCGTAAGATAGATTTAATCCTTCAAAGATACTAATTGTTAAACCATCACTGTTTTCTATCTTTATGTCAATTTCGCCTTGAGATTTATTAGATGGCGATGCCCCCCAGCGACTCTGATCTTTTGCATATATTCCTTTATTGTTTAATACATTTGTAATAAAGCCGTTTCTACTATCTTCATCATTTTGAATGTTTTTTTGTAAACCTTGTAATTGTGAGCATGCAGTTATCAGGTTTTCGAAGATCCTGTCATTGACTTTAAACCTATCGTATCCTTTCAGGAGTTCTACCACTCTAACATCTTCGGCGCTTTTATCGCAAGTAATTGTCCTCTTCTCTTTTCTCAAAAATCTTTTTAGAGTGGTATATGAAAAAAAATGTGGTACCTGAGATGTAGAGCATTCAGAGCAACAACAAGGAATCATTTCACGAAAATCTGTTTCCCTATCTAAGTTTAAAGAAGTAAATATTTCATTAAATTCTTTCCTTATTATTCCTAATACGGCCTCATTGTCATCACCCTGTACTAATACTTCGATTTTTCTGTTTATCGGATCTCCTATTATAAGCGCAGAGGATTCATCAAATCTATATATTAATCCATTTTTCCAAAATAAATTTTTTTCAATTGATATGAAGTTTCTGCAAATAAATCTAGGGATTATTCCGGCTGGCATAAACTTAAAATTATATTCGAATCTTAGTTGCGCTTTAATAAATCTAGGCCTTGGGTTAAAACTAAGATTAGGTATTAATAATTCAGGGATTATATAGTCATAGGACCCTACTAAGTTAAAGCACATCTCAAATCTTTCCATTAATTTTATCAATTCATTGTGTACTCCGTTGGGATAGGTTTCCAAATCCCAAATATTATTCAACTCAATCAATGAAAAGCGTCCGTACTGGTATTGAATTTGCTTATTATCAATAAGTTTATAGAATGCACTAGTGGCCCACTCCGGTTTTAGAATAACAATATTTTTCAATATTGGGTCTTTTTGAAAGTGTAATATATCTCCTAAATCGTGAAAATAATCACTTAGGAAATCAGCTCTTGTATTATATATGTCATACTGTGAGCATATATTTAAATATTGATCATAAGTAATAAAGTTTCTATTCAAATCCGAAAGCCTCTTTCTAATATCAATCCATACTTTAGGTAAACGCTCAGCAAAATGGGGGAGCTTTCTAAATGTATTTATTATACTTTCTTTTAATCTACTTATGCCTTGGTTAGTTAAACAGCTAGTGTGATGAAACGATATGATATTAGGGAAATTATGTTTTAAAGTACTTTCATCAATGGTTTTTATTCTTATATCTGATTTATTCATCACAATGATTACAGGACTATTCTCGCTTAAGGAGTTAATGATATTAAACCAATATTCAAACCCCTTATATTCTTCTTCTTTGCGTGCATCCCATACAAATACATATATTGATCTTTTTGTTAAAAAAAATTGATGAGTAGAATAATATATTTCTTGTCCGCCAAAATCCCAAATATTTAAGACAGCATTTATTGTTATTGAGTAGTTGTTTCTATATAATTCATCATCATCATCATCATCATCGTCATCGTCATCATCATCATCATTAAAATAGTCATTATCATCATTGTCAGAATAGTTGTCATAGTCCTCAGATTCTATGTCATATTCATTTAGAAAGTGATAATTTATAGCTTCTTCTTTTGTTAGAGAAATAGGAATTGGCCACTTGCCTATATTTATGCCGTGTGTTGTTTCTTCATTGCCTTCAATAAATATAAATTTTGAATCAGTGATTTTCTTCATTAATGATGTCTTTCCAACTTCTCCTTGGCCAACAAATAATAATTTTGCTTCAAGTAAACTGCTGGTATATTTTGAAAGGAGGATTTCTTTAAAATATGCATTAATTGCATTTGCTCCTTCTTCGATTATATATTTAGGAATTCCATTCAGTATGTAATTGCCATCCAAAATGACATCTTTGACTTCTTCCAAATAAAAAATATCTTCTGGTATCCTAGATATGTTATTATAAGATAAATCAAGTGTTTCTATAGGTAGATAACAAGGAAAATCAAATCCTATACCATTTGTATAATCAAATGTATTGTTGCTTAGATTTAAATAGGTCAATCTAATTAGTTGACCTATTTCAGTAGGTAATCGCGTTAGATAATTATTGCTTAAATCTAATTCTCTTAGGCATGTTAGTAAGCCGATTTCAGGCGGTAAGGCCCTCAATTGTAAACTACTAAGGTCAAGATAAGAGCTATTATCTCAGTGCTGGACATTGAAGAAAAAGATGCGGATAGGAATCTTCAGCGGCTTACTTAACTGCTTCATCAACCAATCTAAGAAATGTTCAATCGAGCTAAGCTGATTAACCACGCCTGAATAACCCTTGCGGAACACCGACTCCCGTGGCTGAAAGTTGCCCAATTCCTTCTTTTTCGGACGAAGCCGATGATACTGCCGAAAGCCTTCAGCGACACAGATCACGTATAACACGACGATAATGACCACTAACAGCCTAATTTTAGCCCAGTGCTGAACGCCCAGCTCTTCTACATGGAACCCATTGCTCTTCAAATGCTTGAACAGACACTCCGTGGTCCAGCGGATGCGGTAGCGCTCAACAACGACGTGTTTGGACCAGCTTAGATTACTGATCAAGAGCACCAAAGGGTCCGCACTTTGGGCGCCATCCTGATGAGACCGAGCTACAAACTGGTAGCGGTGGCCCTCCAGGGTAAACCACTGGCTGACGGTGCGGCCCCTTAAAGCTCGCTTGAGCAAAGCACTGTAGGCCTTGCCCCCGGCGCTAATAGCCTCTTTATAAGAATCTTTGGGTAAACGGATAATAAAGTTGAGGCCACTCTGGGTTAGAAACTGCAACCAGGCTTTACCCCCGTACTCACGATCCCCTAACAGGCAGAAGCCCTTCACGGGGTAGAGCTTCATGGCTTGCTGGAGCAAGCGTTTGCGCTGCTGCTGAGAAGAATGACCTTTCCTGGCCAAATCCATCCAGAATAAAGGCAGGCTCACCTGCCGATAGACCAGAGACAAAACCAACAACTGAATAGGTTGTTTACCTAGCTGCCAACTGGTAGCATCCAACGTTAGGTAAAGGCTCATGGAGCGGCCATCCCAGCGTTTGATATAGCCTAAGATCCACACCAGCAGCCACTTCCACAGCCTCCGCTGGGCCACTGGATGGTCAAAGAAGCGGGTAAGTCGGCGATAGTGCGAATCCGTCTGGGTGTGCTGATTACCTAGTAGTAGCCCCATGTGGTTCTTAAGCTTGTTAAGGTTGACGGTCTCCTTGATGAGGATGGCGCAGCCGATGGCGATGAGATTTTTCAGCAGAGTCGGTGAGAGATCCTGGCCAAAATCCTTAGCTTTGTCCAAAAGCGAGGAGTGGAATCTTGTTAAGTTGGTCACGCTACAAAACAAGCATTTGCCCTCGCTTTTTCCTATTCTACTCCCTCAATGTCCAGCACTGAGAGCTATTATCTCTTTCTGCTTCTCTAATTCTTTCTAATGCCACATTGGTAATTTGATCCATAAGCTACAATGTATATCGAATGTTTTCTTGGAATTATAGCTCCGTGAGTAGGTTTAGAACGTGTTGGGGAATTGAGAAAGGCTGAGAGTCGTGTCACCTTTGTAGCGACCAAGCAACAAGGATGTGACTAAACAGTTCAGTGTTCTGACCGACTCTCAATGGGCCGCAATTTCGCCCTTTCTTAACCTGAAACGCAAACGACAGCATGATTTACGGCAAATTATTAATGCCATTCTTTGGTTGTTGCGCTCGGGTGCTCAATGGAGGAATCTAGCTGGCCCTTGGCCCCATTGGCAGGCGGTTTATTACTATTTTGATCAGTGGAAATCTGATGGAACCTTTGAGAAAATTAATTTGGCTCTCAATAAGATGGACCGTCAACGATTTGGCAAAGAAGCATACCCATCGCTACTATGCATTGATTCACAGAGCGTTAAGCTGAGTCCAATGATCTGTGAGTACCGAGGATTAGACGTCTATAAGCGAGTGAATGGCCGCAAACGTCAGTTGGTTGTTGACACTCAAGGTCGTCTATGGGTAGCCCAAGTTCATTCAGCTGGGGATAGTGATGGATCGGCAGCAGTCCCGCTGATTAAAGATATACTTTGGACAGCCGGTGAGCGACTAGAAAAGGTGTTGGGTGATCAAGCTTACAACGGAATCTTTGCCCAAGCCTTAGGTGAGTGGAGCATTGAACGCTCCGGCGTCCCGGTTTGAAAAAGCTTCGCGGCCTGAATCCGCCCGCGGGTTTGTGCCAGTAGCCAAGCGCTGGGTCGTCGAACGGAGTATCGCCTGGACCAATTTCTTTCGACGGATCGTCAAAGATTATGAGTACACGCTATCTTCTTCGGTCAGTTGGTTGTACTTGGCTAACATTCAGATTATGCTACAGCGAATCGAACTAGGCAACCAAACATAATTCCCCAACACGTTCTTATAATATTTATATCTTGTTGTTAGTATGCCAAAATACAAACCAGCGGATTACGAAGTATTACGACGACGCTGTGTCGAACTCGATCAGGCGGGATGGAAGCAAGGGCCTATCGCCCAAGCACTCGGCTTGACTCAAGGATGGGTTAGTCAGACCCTAAAGAAATATCGTCAACAAGGACCCTCAGCCTTGCAGTGGCGCAAGCCTCCCGGAGCAGCCACTCGTTTGACGCCTGCTCAGCTTTGTCAGCTTGTTGAAGAACTTAACAAAGGAGCAGAGCATCAGGGCTTTGCGGGGGCAGTTTGGACAAGACCTCGTGTTAATGAAGTCATTAAGAAATTATTCGATGTCAGTTATGATCCATCGCAAGTCGGTCGGTTATTGAAGAAAGTAGGTTGGAGCCGCCAAAAGCCACAGGCTAAAGCCCGGCAGCAGGATGTACGGGCGGTAGCCCAATGGCGTCAAGAACGGCTACCTGAACTCAAAAAAAGCGAATGCTGAAGGGCGGGTTATTGTCTATGTCGATGAATCAGCTTGCTATCTTTTACCACTTTTAGCGCATACTTGGGCACCGTGCGGCCAAACACCAATGGTCATCGAACAAGCCGGTCGTTCACACTTGAGCTTGATTGCAGCTATTGCTCCTAATGGGCGCTTGTATGTAGGGGGACAAGATCAGCCTTTTACCAGCGAAGACATTGTGTGGTTTCTGGGCAAGCTTTGTAGCCGGTATCGAAAACGAGACTTGTTAGTGATCTGGGATGGCGCATCGATTCATCGTAGCGAAGCCGTTAAAGCCATGCTGCGGGCCAAGTCTGGTCGGATTCATTTGGAACGTTTACCAGCCTACAGTCCGGAACTTAACCCAGTCGAGCTATTCTGGAGTCACCTAAAACGAAGTTTAAAAAATCAGGTATTTACCAGCTTAGACGAACTCACAGTGGCCGTTTTGGAACAGATCAGACTTTTAGAGCAAGACCCAAAAATGGTGCAGGCATTCTTTCGTAAGAAAGAGATAGGTTTTATTACAAATTAGTTCACGTATCTATAACAAACATGTTCTTAGAATTCTAAGAACGTGTTTTGGGAATTGAAAAGGACTGGTAGTGGGGGTAACTTTATGGTCGCCAAACTACATAGTTATGACCAAACGGTGGGAGCCATTGACCGACTACCAGTGGAACGCAATTTCGCCTTTTTTTAATCTCCAACACAAGATGTAAGTACTATTTGCGTAAGATTCTCGATGGTATTTTGTGGCTGTTGCGCACAGGTAGTTAGTGGCGCAACATTCACCCCTGACCGGTTGCTATGGCAAGTAGTCTATTACTATTTTGGTCAGTGGAAGAAAGCGGGACTTTTCGAGAAGATGAATGCAACTCTCAACCAACTGGAGATCACTAGGCAGAGAATTTATGCATTGATACAAGTTAAATTATTGCCTAATCTACGAATACCAAGGTATGGATGCCCATAAACTTATCAATACGGGGCCGCCCGTGCGGACGCAAGCGCACCTTGGTCGTCAATGCGCAGGGGCACTTGTAGGTAGCTGATGTGGATGCAGCTCATGGGACCTTAGCAGTCCCTCTTGTTATTAGTATTTTGTGGCGATGTGGGGGTGGTTGGAAGAGGTTTTCGGGGATCTGGCCTATAATGGAGTATTTGCCGCTAAGTTAGCTACTTGGAGTATCGAGTTTGAGAAGGCATCGCGGCCTGAATCAGCCAAGGGCTTTTTACCCATAGCCAAGCGTTGGGTGGTTGAATGGAGTATCAGTTGGACTAATGGCTTCGTCTACCCGGTTCTTCCATTGGCTAGTGAAAGATTATGAATTTACCACGGTCCTGCGTCGGATGACAAAAATGATCTCGAACTAAAATCCTAAACAGCTTCATTGAATTTGTTGTATAGATTGTCTTATCGGACACGTGCGAAAATACGGTTCAAATGCGGCACTGCCTATTCAGATTTTCGTAATTGGTCAGTCGAATTGCGTGCTTTGTCAGCGACGCTCCGGCCGTTTCGCCGGACCTTTGTTGTGTACAAATAGCACAGCAATCATGAACTCAATCACGCATAAATCGTCTCCCGAAATTCTGGTCTTGGGCGCTACCGGTAGCATCGGTTATGCCGTAACCGTCAATCTGTTAGCACGCCAGTTTCCTGTTACTATCCTGGTTCGCAATCGGGCTAAAGCCGAAGCCTTGTTCCCGAATCAGCCAACGCTTACTATCGTTGAGGGCGATGCGCAGGATGCCGCGCTGCTTAACCAGTTGGCCATCGGTAAAGACTTTATTTTTCACGGCATCAATTACCCCTACAATAAGTGGTTTGGCAATATGGATACGGTTACGCAGAAGGTAATCGATGCGGCCACGAAGAACCAAGCCACAATTGTTTTTCCGGGTAACGTCTACAACTTCGGAAACACAAAAGAACCGATTCGCGAAGATAGTCTACCCAATCCGTGTACGCGCAAAGGCCAGCTTCGTGTTGCCATCGAGAGCATGATGGAGCAGGCTGCTAACGCGGGCCATTGTCGGGTAATCAATGTGCGGTTGCCAGATTTTTGGGGGCCTAACGTGCTGAACGAAGGTGTTGCGCCCATTTTTGAAAATGCTCTGAATGGGAAAGCCCTGCCGTGGGTAGCCAATGCCGACATTCCGCATCAGGCCGTATTTACCAGTGATGCCGCCGAAATTATTGCCCGCCTGATGCTGCGCGAATGGGAGAAACCAACTACCGCTGCCTATCAGGTATGGAACTACGGCGGCACAACCGTACCGTCGCTTCGTTCGTGGTTTACGCAAATCAGCCGTTTGGTCGGCAAACCGTTGAAGGTTGAGGTCTATAGCCGGTTGATGGTGACGGTGCTTGGCGTGTTTATGCCTGTTCTTCGGGAGGTGAAAGAGATGCTCTATCTGTATGAAAACACGATTCTGCTCGACGACAAAAAAGTGCGGACGCTCTTCCCCGATTTTACGCCAACGCCAATGGATGATGCCCTGACCGAAACGCTGGCCTGGTTTGCCGAGCATCGGCTCCATCGCTCCTTTGAGCCAGCTACCATTGCGGCCTGATTTTATCGGGAGTTTGGCAAAAGACCGTGCCACGGTTCTCTCATTATGCGCAAACTAACCGTGGCACGGTCTTTTGCCAAACCCCTGTTTATAAAACCATTATACCAACATACACATGAAAATCTTACTCAAATCCGAAGAATTGATTCAGTTTCTGGGCGCTATTTATCTGTTTTCCCGATTGCAGTTTGCCTGGTGGTGGTTTCCGGCGCTGATTCTGTTGCCCGACATAAGTATGATTGGCTATCTGATCAATCCGGCGGTAGGAGCGGTGCTCTACAACGTATTTCACCACAAAGGACTAGGCATCGTTATTGGTTTGCTGGGGCTGATGACCGGCAATCAGAACCTGATGCTGGTGGGCATTATTCTCTTCGCCCATTCGAGTATGGACCGCATGATGGGCTATGGCCTGAAATACCCCGATAGTTTTAAGCATACCAGTCTGGGGATGTTGTGAGCCAACAGTCCTAGACCAATACTACGCGGCCTGATTGAGCCGGAACGCGCCCGGCGTAACGCCCGTCCATTTTTTGAACGACCGGAAAAAAACGCTCGGTTCGGCAAAGCCCAGCAGGTAGGCGATGTCGGTAGTGCTTAGGTTCGGTTCCCGCAGGTGCTGAATGGCCAGCTCTTTCCGGGTTTCGTCCAGCAGTTGCTGATACGTAGTGCCTTCGTCTTTCAGGTGCAGTTGTAAAGTTCTGACGCCCATTGCCAGCCGGTCGGCGACGGTGGCCAGTGTAGGCTCTTCACCTTTCATTAAACTGACAATTTCGGCTTTAACCCGGCTGCTCAGTGAAGGCGTTTTGAGCCGATTCAGCAATCCGGTTGCGTGTTGCTCAAACATGGCCGAAAGGCTTGGATTGGCATTCAGCACGGGCGTATCGAGCAGCGATGCATCGAATACCATAGCCGTAACATCGGCATCGAACGTCAGATGGGCCGGCGCAAATACGCGCTGGTGTTCGCTACTATCGATTGGACGGGGATAGGCAAACCGAATTTCACCGGGCGAAATGGGTAAACCCGTCAGAGCCCGAATAGCCGACTGATACACCGACAGTTCGGAGTTGAGAGCATATTCGGGATAAATAATGTCCGGGCTGATAAGGTGTAGCGATAATACAAATAACTGGCTACTGCTACCGTCGGGCTTGCTGGTATGAATTGTTTGTCCCTTTGTCAGTACGCCTTCGCAAACAATATCCTGATATTGACATAGCTTTTCGAAAGCTTTCCCTAATGTAGGGCAGTGCATCATTACATACGCCAACACGCCTACTGCCACCGGATTGATCATTTCGCCCAGTTTCAGCGCAATGGTCGGGTCGCCCGTAACCGCAATGACTTCGCGCCAGAGCGCCTGCACCTGCCGAATCAGAACACGGCCATCGGGGTCGCGAAGCTGTTCGGGAGCGATGCCTACCGAGCGGGCCAGTTGATCGGTGTCGGCACCGCGTTGCCGGGCTGCAAACAGGATGATATTGACCGAAGAAACCGATAGCGTATGGCTGGCTGTAGGCATGGGGCAAGCGTTAATTATTCGAAAAGTCGTTCGTGCGAAATAGTCAGATCCGGGAAAATCCGGCAGGGAATATCGGTCGATTCATAGACATCGACAAGTGCATACTGACCATCTTCCAGAACGTAAACGTTGACCGCTTTTTCTTTCGGTTGCACGATCCAGTACTCCCGCACGCCTGCTTCTTCATACAGATTATACTTCTCGTTGAAATCGTTTTTAGCCGTTCCGACGTAATTTCGATAACCCAATCGGGAGCGCCCAGACAACCGTCTTCATCTAATTTTGAGAGATCACATATTACACAAATGTCTGGCTGCACAACCGTATAAATCTGATTAGGAGTCTTACGATTTTGAACAGGAAGACGGACATCAAAAGGAGCATCGTAAACTTTGAATGTCTTGTCCTCAAAGTATTTCAACAAAGCAAACTCCAGATTTATGGAAGCATCCTGGTGTTTTCGTTTCGGAACTGGCGACATCCTGTACAATTTCCCCTTAATCAATTCAACGCTTTCGTCGAATTGCCATTTCAGGTAATCGGCATAGGTATAGGTGCCGTTCGAATCGAGCTGAGTTATATCGGTGATCATGACTGTTGCCGGACAATTTCAGTATGCAAGTTCCTAAAATAGTCGCTGGCTCGCAATAACCGACTGCCGTACCACGAAAACACTTCGCCATCGACCAGCACGACGGTAGCTGAAGGGCAAATAGCCTTAAACTCGTCAATATGTTTTTGCGTGAACGGGTACGGTTCCGACGATAGAAAAATCAGATCGGGCTGAGCGGTTGATAACGTTTCGGGGTTAATTTCCGGGTAGCGGGTTTGTGCTGCAAATACGTTCGTAAATCCCGCCATAGTTAGCATTGAGTCGATAAATGTATGGCTGGCGGCCGCCATGTAGGGTTTTCGCCAGATAAAATAGGCAACCGTTTTCCGGAGCGATTGGGGCGCAGGATAAAGGGTTTGGCTGATTTGGTTGGCCAGCGCATCGGCTTCCGAACGTTTGCCAACCAGCGTGCCTATTTCCCGAATCATCGTGAGTGCATCGGCTATGGTTGCAACATCGCTGACATAAACCGGGTATTGTTGTTGTAAGTACTCAACTTCTTGGCGGGTATTTTCTTCTTTATTGGCAATGATCAGATCGGGCTTTAGCGCATGAATCCGATCCATATGCAGCGTTTTGGTGCCGCCCATACTGGGCTTGCTATGAACTTTGTCGGCGGGGTGGATACAGAACTTTGTAATACCTGCTATTTCGGCATCGAGACCCAGGTCGAAGAGGAGTTCCGTTTGCGACGGAACCAGCGAAATAATGCGTTGAGGAGCCATAAATTGGGCATTCAGTATTCAAAATTACGTCTTTAGCGCCTGTTTTGTGCCATTTAGCAAATCTGATCGTATTAATACGAATTTATGTGCAACTTTTACAGAGTACATTTCCTCATTACGGATATGAAAGCGCAACTAATTTATCTTACTATAGCTGGTGTAATAGCCTTATATTCAGGAGCTACAGCTCAAACGTCTCAACCAACTTCGGGTACCATCACCTACGAAGGTCTACGCCAGTTCGACCGTTCGCAGATGCGGATGAATATGAATGGACAGGATGTTCGGCCGGGGAGTGCCGATGCACCCGAGGGGGCACCGGATGTGATTTCGTTTACGCAGAAACTGGTGTTTTCGGGAACAATGGCTAAAGAGCAGCGCGACCGTCCGCAGAATATGATGATGCGCCGACGAATGGGCGACGACAACTCGGGAAATGCGGGTGGTGCTCCGCGACCAATGCGTATGACCCCGCCGTTCGACCAGCAAACATATCTGGATATGGGTAATCGGAAACGAATCGACGTGATGACTGTAACCCGCGATTCGGTCCAGCAGGTGTATCGGGCCGAGCGCCCA harbors:
- a CDS encoding DUF1398 family protein, producing the protein MNALDKIHQAYATARTYPDLAQKLIEASVQSYTVDVSSGIILYHLPNGQTAIHAKTANPRPIANTFSQELTIKAIRDNQQGKTDYPTFMTDIAEAGVRFYDAILTGPSKRVVYIGIGGSYDELIPIN
- a CDS encoding helix-turn-helix domain-containing protein, whose amino-acid sequence is MNYQVYTPCAQLQPYVRHLIISETAHEQTYKILPDTSVVIGIQYRGRLAYHGNNTLIPLATSGITGLMDSFRIFSNSRHIGTVLIVFTETGAASFFREPLHELFRQSVSLDHFITASTLQRLEEQLAEAPTDQQRIAITERFLLSHLHNTPTDRLVRAAIDIIHQTNGTIRMKELAHHLCISQSPLEKRFRQVVGASPKKFATLVRIKHTLKSLALGSNLTDIGFEAGYFDQAHFNKEFKAFTGLAPLEFLKENRVKRPI
- a CDS encoding YdeI/OmpD-associated family protein gives rise to the protein MHIVLHADNNPQELPDELRDCLMDEPPAYDAFLACTDAQQKAYIDWIYSAKIDETKVERILKTIEALLGNQKRSAHK
- a CDS encoding COR domain-containing protein, coding for MRALPPEIGLLTCLRELDLSNNYLTRLPTEIGQLIRLTYLNLSNNTFDYTNGIGFDFPCYLPIETLDLSYNNISRIPEDIFYLEEVKDVILDGNYILNGIPKYIIEEGANAINAYFKEILLSKYTSSLLEAKLLFVGQGEVGKTSLMKKITDSKFIFIEGNEETTHGINIGKWPIPISLTKEEAINYHFLNEYDIESEDYDNYSDNDDNDYFNDDDDDDDDDDDDDDELYRNNYSITINAVLNIWDFGGQEIYYSTHQFFLTKRSIYVFVWDARKEEEYKGFEYWFNIINSLSENSPVIIVMNKSDIRIKTIDESTLKHNFPNIISFHHTSCLTNQGISRLKESIINTFRKLPHFAERLPKVWIDIRKRLSDLNRNFITYDQYLNICSQYDIYNTRADFLSDYFHDLGDILHFQKDPILKNIVILKPEWATSAFYKLIDNKQIQYQYGRFSLIELNNIWDLETYPNGVHNELIKLMERFEMCFNLVGSYDYIIPELLIPNLSFNPRPRFIKAQLRFEYNFKFMPAGIIPRFICRNFISIEKNLFWKNGLIYRFDESSALIIGDPINRKIEVLVQGDDNEAVLGIIRKEFNEIFTSLNLDRETDFREMIPCCCSECSTSQVPHFFSYTTLKRFLRKEKRTITCDKSAEDVRVVELLKGYDRFKVNDRIFENLITACSQLQGLQKNIQNDEDSRNGFITNVLNNKGIYAKDQSRWGASPSNKSQGEIDIKIENSDGLTISIFEGLNLSYADKTKIHSHIEKIFNYDTNGLSSNFIIAYINNTNFIDLWEKYKAISTSANTKFALTGNFDDLSDDYSYGAHFKIGRTKYKVNDNITSIYHFFLDMNYA
- a CDS encoding transposase — translated: MDKAKDFGQDLSPTLLKNLIAIGCAILIKETVNLNKLKNHMGLLLGNQHTQTDSHYRRLTRFFDHPVAQRRLWKWLLVWILGYIKRWDGRSMSLYLTLDATSWQLGKQPIQLLVLSLVYRQVSLPLFWMDLARKGHSSQQQRKRLLQQAMKLYPVKGFCLLGDREYGGKAWLQFLTQSGLNFIIRLPKDSYKEAISAGGKAYSALLKRALRGRTVSQWFTLEGHRYQFVARSHQDGAQSADPLVLLISNLSWSKHVVVERYRIRWTTECLFKHLKSNGFHVEELGVQHWAKIRLLVVIIVVLYVICVAEGFRQYHRLRPKKKELGNFQPRESVFRKGYSGVVNQLSSIEHFLDWLMKQLSKPLKIPIRIFFFNVQH
- a CDS encoding IS5 family transposase encodes the protein MTKQFSVLTDSQWAAISPFLNLKRKRQHDLRQIINAILWLLRSGAQWRNLAGPWPHWQAVYYYFDQWKSDGTFEKINLALNKMDRQRFGKEAYPSLLCIDSQSVKLSPMICEYRGLDVYKRVNGRKRQLVVDTQGRLWVAQVHSAGDSDGSAAVPLIKDILWTAGERLEKVLGDQAYNGIFAQALGEWSIERSGVPV
- a CDS encoding winged helix-turn-helix domain-containing protein, which gives rise to MTQGWVSQTLKKYRQQGPSALQWRKPPGAATRLTPAQLCQLVEELNKGAEHQGFAGAVWTRPRVNEVIKKLFDVSYDPSQVGRLLKKVGWSRQKPQAKARQQDVRAVAQWRQERLPELKKSEC
- a CDS encoding IS630 family transposase translates to MVYVDESACYLLPLLAHTWAPCGQTPMVIEQAGRSHLSLIAAIAPNGRLYVGGQDQPFTSEDIVWFLGKLCSRYRKRDLLVIWDGASIHRSEAVKAMLRAKSGRIHLERLPAYSPELNPVELFWSHLKRSLKNQVFTSLDELTVAVLEQIRLLEQDPKMVQAFFRKKEIGFITN